A genomic window from Bacteroidota bacterium includes:
- a CDS encoding gliding motility-associated C-terminal domain-containing protein, with the protein MKKVLLFTLLLAASGLTELFAQDVWYIRRTPPEPWTWAPILNDNINEMNTVFGAGGWNSDYYTTVDVATAFGPTSKYVFLEGGDDHAIPMNTFLTANLTAIYDWVYQGGHLFMNAAPNYGTSMDWGLDGVTLSYPDYSSSGFAVALTHPIFLGPYSPVGTTWTGNYFGHSTVEVPCGFTLIENEYGDVLCSERTYGMGVIIYGGMTSTSWHAPAPNASNLRKNIHEYLANMAEPFFVSTYFTYPDSIYCQYEDNPLPELGVGSDPGIFEATPVGLVIDSITGEVDLGASTPGTYTITNTVAVGGCEYLSAFEFTVSDTPTADAGPDQNICKGTNANLDGSGGLTYLWTPPVYLDDPALEDPTVIAPPTNVFYQLIAYDVNGCADTDDVAVFLYPDPIIDAGEDEIMVLGGFTELNATGGVSYVWAPAESLSDPNISNPTAFPEDTTIYVVTGTDLNGCIGTDTVIIFVIEESDITTPNAFTPNGDGLNDSYKPSFMGLGTITDFSIYNRWGALLYFTADPSVGWDGNYNGTEQEVGNYIVVIKAENQFGEPLIKTGTVALLR; encoded by the coding sequence ATGAAAAAGGTTCTCCTCTTTACTTTATTATTGGCTGCAAGTGGTTTAACGGAATTGTTTGCGCAAGATGTTTGGTATATACGCCGAACACCACCGGAACCATGGACATGGGCACCAATATTAAATGACAATATTAACGAAATGAACACCGTGTTCGGTGCCGGCGGATGGAATTCCGACTATTACACTACAGTGGATGTTGCTACTGCTTTCGGACCTACATCGAAGTATGTATTTCTTGAAGGTGGAGATGATCATGCGATACCGATGAATACATTCTTAACCGCTAACCTTACTGCTATTTACGATTGGGTTTATCAGGGCGGGCATTTATTTATGAATGCAGCTCCGAATTATGGCACTTCAATGGATTGGGGTTTGGACGGTGTTACATTGTCTTATCCTGATTATTCATCAAGTGGATTTGCTGTAGCATTAACACACCCAATATTTTTAGGCCCATATTCTCCTGTTGGAACTACATGGACCGGTAACTACTTTGGCCACTCAACTGTTGAGGTGCCATGCGGATTTACCTTAATTGAAAATGAATATGGTGACGTTTTATGTTCTGAAAGAACTTATGGTATGGGTGTAATTATCTATGGTGGTATGACAAGTACATCATGGCATGCACCGGCACCTAATGCATCAAATCTGCGTAAAAACATTCACGAATATCTTGCAAACATGGCTGAGCCGTTTTTTGTAAGTACTTATTTCACTTATCCTGATTCAATTTATTGTCAATATGAAGACAATCCACTACCTGAACTTGGTGTTGGAAGTGACCCGGGAATATTTGAAGCTACACCGGTTGGTTTAGTAATTGATTCAATTACCGGCGAAGTTGATTTAGGTGCTTCCACTCCGGGAACATATACAATTACCAATACAGTTGCTGTTGGTGGTTGCGAATATTTATCAGCTTTCGAATTTACAGTTTCTGATACACCGACTGCAGATGCAGGTCCTGACCAAAATATTTGTAAAGGCACAAATGCAAATTTAGATGGTAGTGGTGGCTTAACTTATTTGTGGACACCTCCGGTATATCTGGATGATCCTGCATTAGAAGATCCGACTGTTATTGCACCACCAACAAATGTATTTTATCAACTAATTGCATACGATGTTAATGGTTGTGCAGATACAGATGATGTAGCAGTATTTTTATATCCTGACCCAATTATTGATGCCGGTGAAGATGAAATTATGGTTTTAGGCGGATTTACAGAATTAAATGCAACAGGTGGCGTTTCTTATGTATGGGCTCCTGCTGAATCATTATCAGATCCGAATATTTCTAATCCAACTGCATTCCCTGAAGATACTACCATATATGTTGTTACAGGAACTGACTTAAATGGTTGTATTGGAACAGATACGGTAATCATTTTTGTAATTGAAGAATCAGATATTACCACACCAAATGCATTTACGCCAAATGGTGATGGATTAAATGATTCTTATAAACCTTCGTTTATGGGTTTAGGAACCATTACCGATTTTTCAATTTATAATCGCTGGGGTGCATTATTATATTTTACAGCAGATCCAAGTGTTGGATGGGATGGAAATTATAATGGTACTGAACAGGAAGTTGGTAATTATATCGTTGTTATAAAAGCAGAGAATCAATTTGGAGAACCGCTTATAAAAACCGGAACGGTTGCACTCCTGAGATAA
- a CDS encoding adenine phosphoribosyltransferase, with translation MNIEQKIKKAIRDVADFPKEGVVFKDITPLLSDPVLSNDIADALMEHIKPLNIDAIVAIESRGFLYGFLLANKLNIPFIPVRKKGKLPGDTLEYTYDLEYGSATVEIHTKDIQPGWRVLIHDDLLATGGTAQAAAELLKMQGAHVAGFAFVVELTFLNGVKKIKPYCDTIVSLATY, from the coding sequence ATGAATATTGAACAAAAAATAAAAAAAGCAATACGCGATGTTGCTGATTTTCCTAAAGAAGGTGTAGTATTTAAAGATATTACTCCTTTACTATCTGACCCGGTTTTATCAAACGATATTGCCGATGCACTCATGGAACATATTAAACCATTAAATATTGATGCCATTGTTGCCATCGAAAGCCGTGGATTTTTATATGGGTTTTTATTAGCCAATAAATTAAATATTCCATTTATTCCGGTTCGAAAAAAAGGCAAATTGCCCGGTGATACACTTGAATATACGTACGACCTCGAGTATGGTTCCGCAACTGTTGAAATTCATACTAAAGATATTCAACCAGGCTGGCGAGTGCTTATTCACGACGATTTACTCGCAACCGGAGGAACCGCTCAGGCAGCGGCAGAATTACTAAAAATGCAGGGTGCGCATGTAGCAGGTTTTGCTTTTGTTGTTGAACTCACATTCTTAAATGGCGTTAAAAAAATAAAACCTTATTGCGATACTATTGTTTCATTGGCTACGTATTGA
- a CDS encoding helix-hairpin-helix domain-containing protein, which yields MGLYLLILIVVITISPAFVRIIQPEPEKVSNDILAKLDFNFITTEEQFQSDNFAQNNYKNFKTDTKYNKYQNTIVPEQKITLFEFDPNTISKEQWEQLGVSKFAAERLVNYIAKGGKFRSKSDLLKTYGFTQTDFERLEPYIKLDTISNIKFESKTLPGITINRVTTNLNTASKEQFMQLGFSADNAMRIIKFRENAGGIYSSEQLTSLFGIDMAVLSEAQPFLVADENEIVKLNINTATTSTLAAHIYISDEMAQAIVDYRNATGKFYSLSEIRKVPGMYAGLFEKLKPYLIL from the coding sequence GTGGGTTTGTATTTATTGATACTTATTGTTGTAATTACAATAAGTCCGGCTTTTGTCCGGATTATTCAGCCGGAACCTGAAAAGGTCAGCAATGATATTTTGGCAAAATTGGATTTTAATTTTATAACTACCGAAGAACAATTTCAATCTGATAACTTCGCTCAAAATAATTATAAAAATTTTAAAACGGATACCAAATATAATAAGTATCAAAATACAATTGTACCCGAACAAAAAATTACCTTGTTTGAATTTGATCCGAACACAATTTCAAAAGAACAATGGGAGCAATTAGGGGTTTCGAAATTTGCTGCAGAACGTTTGGTAAACTATATTGCAAAAGGCGGAAAATTCAGATCAAAATCAGATTTACTGAAAACTTATGGATTTACGCAAACAGATTTCGAGCGATTAGAGCCATATATTAAATTGGATACAATTTCTAATATAAAATTTGAAAGCAAAACACTGCCGGGAATTACGATTAATCGGGTAACAACTAACTTAAATACTGCTTCAAAAGAACAATTTATGCAGCTGGGTTTTTCTGCTGATAATGCCATGCGCATAATTAAATTCAGAGAAAATGCCGGTGGTATTTATAGTAGTGAACAATTAACAAGTTTATTTGGAATTGACATGGCTGTTTTATCAGAAGCGCAACCTTTTTTGGTGGCAGATGAAAATGAAATCGTTAAATTAAATATTAATACAGCAACAACATCAACGTTAGCAGCACATATTTATATTTCGGATGAAATGGCTCAGGCTATTGTTGATTATCGTAATGCAACAGGGAAATTTTATTCCTTATCCGAAATCAGAAAAGTACCCGGTATGTATGCCGGTTTGTTCGAAAAACTGAAACCTTATTTAATATTATGA
- a CDS encoding HPF/RaiA family ribosome-associated protein, producing MDVKIHSIHFDADQQLLDFITKKVTKIEKLDMNITDLQVYLKLDAAIGGIHAKIAEIKANIPGKTIFSEEQAYSFEDAIEAAVDNTLTQLKKHKDKLKIG from the coding sequence ATGGACGTAAAAATTCATTCCATCCATTTTGATGCGGATCAGCAGCTGTTGGATTTTATCACAAAAAAAGTTACTAAAATCGAAAAACTGGACATGAACATTACCGACTTGCAGGTGTATCTGAAGTTAGACGCTGCAATTGGAGGAATACATGCAAAAATTGCCGAAATCAAGGCAAACATACCCGGTAAAACAATTTTTTCTGAAGAGCAGGCATATAGCTTCGAAGATGCCATAGAAGCCGCTGTGGACAACACTTTGACCCAGTTGAAAAAGCACAAGGATAAGCTCAAAATTGGGTAG
- a CDS encoding sodium-translocating pyrophosphatase, which translates to MNTILYLIPALGLIGLAYMIFVALWVNKREAGNEKMQGIAKNIADGAMAFLKAEYRVLLIYVAITAGLLAWLASSSDRSDPMVAVAFIIGSVFSGFAGFIGMKIATKANVRTTEAARTSLSKALNVSFAGGSVMGLGVAGLAVFGLGSLFIWFYYMFVNGADVNGPQMEVALEVLTGFSLGAESIALFARVGGGIYTKAADVGADLVGKVEAGIPEDDPRNPATIADNVGDNVGDVAGMGADLFGSYVATVLATMVLGREVLSDDSMGGMAPMVFPMMVAGFGLLASIVGTWFVRIKEGGSVQGALNLGNWLSIAITAVGSYFIAKWILPEQMTMIKTGEIITMNGVYAAIITGLVVGALISYFTEYYTSMGKRPVTAIIEQSSTGHATNIIGGIYIGMQSTMLPIIVLAIGIVMSYSFAGIYGVAIAAAGMMATTAMQLAIDAFGPIADNAGGIAEMSALPKEVRERTDILDAVGNTTAATGKGFAIASAALTSLALFAAFMGTAGLTTIDISKAPVLAGLFIGGMIPFLFSSMAIKAVGNAAKSMVEEVRRQFREIPGIMEGTGIPEYDKCVAISTKAAIRQMILPGALAILTPVLFGFGLKGMFENTSSAEILGGLLAGVTVSGVLLAIFQSNAGGAWDNAKKSFEKGVDIDGTTHYKGSDAHKASVTGDTVGDPFKDTSGPSMNILIKLMSIVSLIIAAYL; encoded by the coding sequence ATGAATACAATTCTTTATTTGATTCCCGCCCTTGGTTTAATTGGTTTGGCGTACATGATTTTTGTCGCATTATGGGTAAATAAACGTGAAGCCGGTAATGAAAAGATGCAAGGCATTGCTAAAAACATTGCCGATGGAGCGATGGCATTTTTGAAGGCAGAATATCGCGTATTACTTATATACGTTGCAATTACTGCAGGATTATTAGCCTGGTTGGCAAGCAGTTCTGACCGTTCAGACCCTATGGTGGCTGTAGCGTTTATTATTGGTTCTGTGTTTTCAGGATTTGCCGGTTTTATCGGTATGAAAATCGCAACCAAAGCGAATGTGCGCACTACTGAAGCTGCGAGAACCAGTTTGAGCAAGGCATTAAATGTGTCGTTTGCCGGCGGAAGCGTAATGGGATTAGGCGTTGCAGGCCTTGCTGTATTTGGTTTAGGCTCTTTATTTATATGGTTCTATTATATGTTTGTGAATGGGGCAGATGTGAACGGCCCTCAAATGGAAGTAGCATTAGAAGTATTAACAGGATTTTCACTCGGGGCAGAAAGTATTGCCTTATTTGCACGAGTAGGTGGAGGTATTTATACAAAGGCTGCCGACGTAGGTGCCGATTTAGTTGGTAAAGTTGAAGCAGGAATTCCGGAAGATGATCCGCGCAATCCTGCCACTATTGCCGATAACGTTGGTGATAATGTTGGAGATGTTGCCGGTATGGGCGCCGATTTATTTGGAAGTTATGTAGCAACCGTTTTGGCTACCATGGTATTAGGTCGTGAGGTGTTGTCTGATGATAGTATGGGCGGCATGGCACCAATGGTATTCCCTATGATGGTTGCAGGATTTGGCTTGCTGGCTAGTATAGTAGGAACCTGGTTTGTTCGTATTAAAGAAGGTGGTAGTGTTCAGGGTGCTTTAAACCTGGGTAACTGGCTTTCAATTGCCATTACTGCGGTTGGATCTTATTTCATTGCAAAATGGATATTACCTGAGCAAATGACTATGATCAAAACCGGTGAAATTATTACCATGAATGGTGTTTATGCCGCAATTATTACCGGATTGGTTGTAGGAGCACTGATTAGTTATTTCACAGAATATTATACCAGTATGGGCAAACGTCCCGTTACTGCAATTATAGAACAAAGTAGCACCGGACATGCCACAAATATTATCGGTGGTATTTATATCGGTATGCAGTCTACCATGTTGCCGATTATTGTATTGGCAATTGGAATTGTTATGTCGTATTCTTTTGCAGGTATATATGGTGTAGCTATTGCAGCAGCCGGTATGATGGCTACAACTGCCATGCAGCTTGCCATTGACGCCTTCGGACCAATTGCGGATAATGCAGGTGGTATTGCCGAAATGAGTGCATTACCAAAAGAAGTTCGTGAACGCACAGATATTTTAGATGCAGTTGGAAATACCACTGCAGCTACAGGAAAAGGATTTGCTATTGCATCTGCTGCATTAACATCGTTAGCATTATTTGCTGCCTTTATGGGAACAGCAGGTTTAACTACAATTGATATATCTAAAGCGCCGGTTTTAGCCGGTTTGTTTATAGGTGGTATGATTCCATTTTTATTCAGTTCGATGGCAATTAAAGCTGTAGGAAACGCTGCAAAAAGTATGGTTGAAGAGGTGCGCCGACAGTTCCGCGAAATACCGGGCATTATGGAAGGTACCGGTATACCTGAGTATGATAAATGTGTTGCTATTTCTACAAAAGCCGCTATTCGTCAAATGATATTACCGGGAGCATTGGCAATTTTAACTCCGGTTTTATTTGGATTCGGATTAAAAGGTATGTTTGAAAACACCAGTTCGGCTGAAATACTAGGCGGATTGTTGGCAGGTGTTACAGTGAGTGGTGTTTTATTAGCCATTTTCCAAAGTAATGCGGGTGGAGCATGGGATAATGCAAAAAAATCGTTTGAAAAGGGTGTTGATATTGACGGAACTACACATTATAAAGGTTCTGATGCACATAAAGCATCCGTAACCGGAGATACTGTTGGTGACCCATTTAAAGATACATCCGGACCAAGTATGAATATTCTTATTAAACTTATGAGTATTGTGAGCTTAATAATTGCTGCCTATTTGTAA
- a CDS encoding 30S ribosomal protein S21, whose product MLIIDAREAESIDKALKNYKKKFEKAGIVKELRRRQSFTKPSIDRRQEVIKARYKQTFVTEANKG is encoded by the coding sequence ATGTTAATCATCGACGCAAGAGAAGCAGAATCAATCGACAAAGCACTCAAAAACTACAAAAAGAAATTTGAGAAAGCAGGTATCGTAAAAGAATTACGCAGAAGACAATCTTTTACAAAACCGTCTATTGATCGCAGACAAGAAGTTATCAAAGCCCGTTACAAACAAACATTTGTAACCGAGGCGAACAAAGGTTGA
- a CDS encoding tyrosine-type recombinase/integrase, producing the protein MYLDGFYTYLKFEKRYSAHTLEAYSKDISQFQSFLQEEYQSDDPELLSVNHRQVRAWVIHLMNNQVAAKSVNRKISALKTYYRFLLKNNAITKNPMAKVVAPKVPKNLPLFVEKTGMESLFDVLDTVYPTDTETDKFVKLRDRLIVELLYSTGMRRAELLGLDDQSFDRAQLQVKVLGKGNKERIIPVSKGILIMVDAYIAERKKMFGAGGPFLVAESGKPAYPKMVYNIVHKVLNHVTTITRKSPHVLRHTFATHLSNNGAELNAIKELLGHASLASTQVYTHNTIDQLKKIHKLAHPKG; encoded by the coding sequence ATGTATTTGGATGGCTTTTACACATACCTCAAGTTCGAGAAGCGCTATAGTGCGCATACACTCGAAGCTTACAGTAAAGACATTTCGCAATTCCAATCCTTCCTTCAGGAAGAATATCAGTCGGACGACCCTGAATTACTATCCGTAAATCACCGTCAGGTAAGGGCTTGGGTAATACATTTAATGAATAATCAGGTTGCGGCCAAAAGTGTAAACCGCAAAATTTCTGCCCTCAAAACATATTACCGTTTTTTATTAAAAAACAATGCCATCACAAAAAATCCGATGGCAAAAGTTGTGGCACCCAAGGTTCCGAAAAACCTGCCGCTATTTGTTGAAAAAACGGGCATGGAGTCATTATTCGATGTTTTGGATACCGTTTATCCAACCGATACGGAAACCGATAAATTTGTAAAACTCCGCGACAGGCTTATCGTTGAATTATTGTACAGTACAGGCATGCGGCGCGCCGAGTTGTTGGGGTTAGATGATCAATCTTTCGACCGAGCGCAATTGCAGGTAAAAGTTTTAGGAAAAGGTAACAAAGAGCGCATTATTCCCGTTAGTAAGGGGATATTGATTATGGTGGATGCGTATATAGCGGAGCGGAAGAAAATGTTTGGGGCTGGAGGTCCATTTCTGGTTGCTGAAAGCGGCAAACCGGCTTACCCGAAAATGGTGTATAATATCGTACATAAAGTGCTCAATCACGTTACAACAATTACAAGAAAAAGTCCCCACGTTTTACGCCATACTTTTGCAACACATTTAAGTAATAATGGCGCAGAACTCAATGCCATAAAGGAATTGCTGGGGCATGCCAGTTTAGCTTCCACGCAGGTTTATACGCATAATACCATCGATCAGTTAAAAAAAATTCACAAGTTGGCACATCCTAAAGGATAG
- a CDS encoding acyl-CoA dehydrogenase family protein → MSLANTDHLSIITESARDFAEKFIRPDMMEWDESQHFPVELFHKAGELGLMGVLVPEVYGGAGLGYTEYVNIIVEIASVCGSIGLSVAAHNSLCTGHILQFGNEEQKQMYLPKLASATWIGAWGLTEPNTGSDAGNMQTTAVREGDEWVLNGTKCWITHGKSGDVMVVIARTGAPRTSGNCTAFIVERGTPGFSAGKKENKLGMRASETTEVIFDNCRISDSQRMGEVGEGFKQAMKVLDGGRISIAALSLGIAKGAYKAAIKYSKERQQFDQPIANFQGISFKLADMATKIEAAELLTLKAADLKNKGKKVTEISAMAKYYASEVCVSVSNDAVQVFGGYGYTKDFPVEKFYRDSKLCTIGEGTSEIQKLVIAREILSK, encoded by the coding sequence ATGTCATTAGCAAATACAGATCATCTTTCAATAATTACTGAGTCAGCCCGCGACTTTGCAGAAAAATTTATTCGACCGGATATGATGGAATGGGATGAATCCCAGCATTTCCCCGTTGAACTTTTTCACAAAGCCGGAGAATTGGGTTTAATGGGCGTTTTAGTCCCTGAAGTATACGGCGGCGCAGGTTTAGGATATACTGAATATGTAAATATTATTGTAGAGATTGCATCTGTTTGCGGTTCAATTGGCTTATCTGTTGCGGCGCATAACTCATTGTGCACCGGCCACATTTTACAATTTGGTAATGAAGAACAGAAACAAATGTATCTGCCAAAACTGGCTTCGGCCACCTGGATTGGTGCCTGGGGATTAACAGAACCAAACACCGGTAGCGACGCAGGCAACATGCAAACTACTGCCGTTCGCGAAGGCGATGAATGGGTTTTAAACGGCACCAAATGCTGGATTACACACGGTAAATCAGGTGATGTAATGGTAGTAATTGCCCGCACAGGCGCACCAAGAACTTCCGGAAACTGCACAGCATTTATTGTTGAACGCGGTACACCCGGTTTCAGCGCAGGAAAAAAAGAAAACAAACTCGGTATGCGCGCAAGCGAAACTACCGAAGTGATATTTGATAATTGTCGTATTTCCGACAGTCAGCGCATGGGCGAAGTTGGCGAAGGGTTTAAACAAGCCATGAAAGTATTGGATGGCGGCCGTATTTCTATCGCAGCTTTAAGTTTAGGCATTGCCAAAGGTGCTTATAAAGCAGCTATTAAATACTCTAAAGAACGTCAGCAGTTTGATCAGCCTATTGCCAATTTCCAGGGTATTTCCTTCAAACTGGCAGATATGGCCACCAAAATTGAAGCCGCTGAATTGCTTACGCTCAAAGCCGCTGATTTAAAAAATAAAGGCAAAAAAGTAACAGAAATATCCGCCATGGCAAAATACTACGCTTCTGAAGTATGCGTTAGTGTTTCAAACGATGCTGTTCAGGTATTTGGCGGCTACGGTTACACCAAAGATTTTCCGGTAGAAAAATTTTATCGCGACTCAAAATTGTGTACCATTGGCGAAGGCACCTCCGAAATCCAAAAACTGGTTATCGCAAGGGAAATTTTAAGCAAGTAA
- a CDS encoding sodium-dependent transporter, which translates to MAQQKEAWGSRVGLILAMAGNAVGLGNFLRFPVQAIQNGGGAFIIPYLVCFLLMGIPLLWVEWASGRFGGTRGHHSTPFILDSMDKRKFWKYIGVFGIFTNLAVAAYYCYLESWTLSWVWHTITRSFAGQSQDQVAGFFTDYVGLSSAEPIIFWVICLLLNTWILSKGLSGGVEKVAKIGMPLLIGFGVFLAIMAVTLQSGHHGAVNGGSVGLNFLWTPDFSTIWNMKVWLAAAGQIFFTLSVGMGSIQCYASYVRKKDDIALNAMSAGWMNEFVEVVLGAAIIIPISVGYLGIDKVIEMTQSGGLGLGFRTLPFLFEQWGTVLAIICGVFWFGLLFFAGITSSLAMGTPWMGFMTDEFGWSREKGAWSFGAIVLILGLPTVLFFNYGVFDEYDYWAGTVSLVVFALAEIILFSWVFGMKRGMQEINSGGDIKVPNAFGFIIKWVTPIFLLVVFLGALITPLNNDWAGAFQNGWQLDNSSIIMKITNNGLKEQIAAAQTAGDQATVDNLQTTITYVNASRLLLLAVFSAVAYLVYFAYRKRIKEGRFA; encoded by the coding sequence ATGGCACAACAAAAAGAAGCATGGGGTTCGCGGGTTGGCTTGATTCTAGCCATGGCAGGTAATGCTGTTGGTTTGGGTAACTTCCTCCGATTTCCCGTACAGGCAATCCAAAATGGTGGGGGCGCATTTATCATACCCTATCTCGTTTGTTTTTTGCTGATGGGTATTCCACTTTTATGGGTTGAATGGGCTTCGGGCCGGTTTGGCGGAACAAGAGGACATCACTCAACACCGTTTATTCTTGATTCAATGGATAAACGAAAATTCTGGAAATACATCGGTGTATTCGGTATTTTTACCAATCTCGCTGTAGCAGCGTATTACTGTTATCTTGAATCATGGACATTATCTTGGGTTTGGCATACCATTACACGATCATTTGCCGGACAAAGCCAGGATCAGGTTGCAGGATTTTTTACGGATTACGTAGGTTTATCTTCAGCAGAACCAATTATTTTTTGGGTAATCTGTTTGTTGTTAAATACATGGATACTCTCTAAAGGTTTAAGTGGTGGTGTTGAAAAAGTAGCGAAAATCGGTATGCCTCTATTAATAGGTTTCGGCGTTTTCCTGGCTATCATGGCCGTGACACTCCAGTCTGGTCACCACGGTGCTGTTAATGGCGGAAGCGTTGGCTTGAATTTCCTTTGGACACCCGATTTTAGTACAATTTGGAATATGAAAGTCTGGCTCGCAGCAGCCGGTCAAATATTTTTCACACTTTCTGTAGGTATGGGCTCCATACAATGTTATGCATCTTATGTTCGTAAAAAAGATGATATCGCATTAAATGCCATGAGTGCAGGATGGATGAATGAATTTGTTGAAGTTGTACTCGGTGCAGCTATCATTATCCCAATATCTGTTGGTTATTTAGGTATCGATAAAGTAATTGAGATGACCCAATCAGGTGGATTGGGACTCGGTTTCAGAACCCTGCCATTTTTGTTTGAACAATGGGGAACAGTGTTAGCGATAATTTGTGGGGTGTTTTGGTTTGGATTATTATTTTTTGCAGGTATCACATCTTCACTTGCCATGGGTACACCTTGGATGGGTTTTATGACCGACGAATTTGGATGGTCACGCGAAAAAGGTGCATGGAGTTTTGGTGCAATCGTTTTAATTCTCGGCTTACCTACTGTTTTATTTTTTAATTATGGTGTTTTCGATGAATATGACTATTGGGCCGGAACGGTCTCCCTGGTTGTATTTGCACTCGCCGAAATAATTTTATTCAGTTGGGTATTTGGTATGAAACGCGGTATGCAGGAAATAAACTCAGGTGGTGATATTAAAGTGCCAAATGCCTTCGGATTTATTATTAAATGGGTTACACCAATATTTTTACTGGTTGTATTTTTAGGCGCATTAATTACACCTTTAAATAATGATTGGGCAGGTGCATTTCAAAATGGATGGCAACTTGATAATAGTTCCATTATTATGAAAATAACCAACAACGGATTAAAAGAACAAATTGCCGCAGCACAAACTGCCGGTGATCAAGCTACAGTCGATAATTTACAAACCACAATTACCTATGTAAATGCATCAAGGTTACTGCTGCTCGCCGTATTCAGCGCTGTAGCATATTTAGTGTATTTTGCCTATCGTAAACGTATAAAAGAAGGGAGGTTCGCATGA
- the tuf gene encoding elongation factor Tu, whose amino-acid sequence MAKENFVRSKPHVNIGTIGHVDHGKTTLTSAITSVLSEKGLAQKKDYDSIDAAPEEKERGITINTAHVEYETENRHYAHVDCPGHADYVKNMVTGAAQMDGAILVVAATDGPMPQTREHILLARQVGVPAIVVFMNKVDLVDDPELLDLVEMEVRDLLTFYSFPGDTISIIKGSALKALEGEAAGKQAILDLMDAVDKDIPIPPRLTELPFLMPIEDVFSITGRGTVATGRIERGIINSGEGVDIIGLTAEALKSTVTGVEMFRKILDRGEAGDNAGLLLRGIEKDQLKRGMVICKPGSVTPHTEFKCEVYVLKKEEGGRHTPFFNKYRPQFYFRTTDVTGEITLPEGVEMVMPGDNITITVKLIYPIAMEKNLRFAIREGGRTVGAGQVTEILK is encoded by the coding sequence ATGGCTAAAGAAAATTTCGTACGTTCGAAACCACACGTGAACATCGGTACAATCGGTCACGTGGATCACGGTAAAACAACCTTGACTTCAGCAATTACCTCAGTTCTTTCAGAAAAAGGTCTTGCTCAGAAGAAAGATTATGATTCAATTGATGCTGCACCTGAAGAAAAAGAAAGAGGTATCACCATCAATACAGCTCACGTTGAATATGAAACGGAAAACCGTCACTATGCACACGTTGACTGTCCGGGACACGCCGACTATGTGAAAAACATGGTAACGGGTGCTGCTCAGATGGATGGTGCAATTCTCGTGGTTGCTGCTACAGATGGTCCTATGCCACAAACACGTGAGCATATCCTCTTAGCTCGCCAGGTAGGTGTACCTGCAATTGTAGTATTCATGAATAAAGTTGACCTTGTTGACGATCCTGAATTATTGGATTTGGTTGAGATGGAAGTTCGCGATTTGCTTACTTTCTATAGCTTCCCTGGTGATACTATTTCTATCATTAAAGGTTCAGCATTAAAAGCACTTGAAGGTGAAGCTGCCGGTAAACAGGCAATTTTAGACTTGATGGATGCTGTGGATAAAGACATTCCAATTCCTCCACGTCTGACTGAATTACCTTTCTTAATGCCTATCGAAGATGTGTTCTCTATCACAGGTCGTGGTACTGTAGCAACAGGTCGTATCGAAAGAGGTATCATTAACTCAGGTGAAGGTGTTGATATTATCGGTTTAACTGCAGAAGCATTAAAATCTACTGTAACAGGTGTTGAGATGTTCCGCAAAATTCTTGACCGTGGTGAAGCTGGTGACAATGCCGGTTTATTACTCCGTGGTATTGAGAAAGATCAGTTAAAACGTGGTATGGTTATCTGTAAACCAGGTAGCGTAACCCCGCACACTGAATTCAAATGCGAAGTTTACGTATTGAAAAAAGAAGAAGGTGGTCGTCATACCCCATTCTTTAACAAATATCGTCCTCAATTCTATTTCCGTACAACTGACGTAACAGGTGAAATCACCTTACCGGAAGGAGTAGAAATGGTAATGCCAGGTGATAACATTACAATTACAGTAAAACTCATTTATCCGATTGCTATGGAGAAAAACCTCCGTTTCGCTATCCGCGAAGGTGGTAGAACCGTAGGTGCTGGTCAGGTAACTGAAATTTTAAAATAA